A stretch of the Cryptosporangium minutisporangium genome encodes the following:
- a CDS encoding helix-turn-helix transcriptional regulator — protein MRHTSGRLLALLSLLQARRDWPGQLLAERLDVSPRTVRRDVDRLRELGYPIRAVKGPDGGYRLDAGTQLPPLLFDDEQAVALAVALRIAVTSGAGIEEAAARALTTVRQVMPARLRHRIDALELTAVERGGVRTTPQADSGVLLTLGAAIRAREVLRFDYAPATRRATGAAEGATDDAAQDLVPPRQVEPHHLVTWGGRWYLVAWDLDRNDWRTFRVDRIVPRTPTGPRFTPREVPGGEVAAFVAHRFRGSVGPDPWPCRGEVILALPAEVVARYAGDGVVEELAPDRCRLVLGSWSWTGLAAALGKFDADLEVIDPPELRHAFARLSRRYAAAAASKGTASA, from the coding sequence ATGCGTCACACCTCCGGGCGGCTGCTCGCTCTGCTCTCGCTGCTGCAGGCCCGCCGCGACTGGCCGGGCCAGCTGCTCGCCGAGCGGTTGGACGTCAGCCCGCGCACCGTGCGGCGCGACGTCGACCGGCTGCGCGAGCTCGGCTACCCGATCCGGGCGGTCAAGGGCCCCGACGGCGGCTATCGGCTCGACGCCGGCACCCAGCTGCCGCCCCTGCTCTTCGACGACGAACAAGCGGTAGCGCTGGCCGTGGCGCTGCGGATCGCGGTCACCTCCGGGGCGGGTATCGAGGAGGCCGCCGCCCGAGCGCTGACCACCGTCCGGCAGGTGATGCCCGCCCGCCTGCGGCACCGCATCGACGCCCTGGAGCTGACCGCCGTCGAGCGCGGCGGCGTCCGCACGACGCCCCAGGCCGACAGTGGGGTGCTGCTGACGCTGGGCGCCGCGATCCGCGCCCGCGAGGTGCTGCGCTTCGACTACGCGCCCGCGACGCGCCGGGCCACCGGCGCCGCGGAGGGCGCCACGGACGACGCCGCGCAGGACCTCGTGCCGCCGCGCCAGGTGGAGCCGCACCACCTGGTCACCTGGGGCGGACGGTGGTACCTCGTCGCCTGGGACCTCGACCGGAACGACTGGCGTACGTTCCGCGTCGACCGGATCGTCCCGCGCACCCCGACCGGCCCGCGGTTCACTCCGCGCGAGGTGCCCGGCGGAGAGGTGGCGGCCTTCGTCGCCCATCGTTTCCGTGGCTCCGTCGGGCCGGATCCGTGGCCCTGCCGCGGCGAGGTGATCCTCGCGCTGCCCGCCGAGGTCGTGGCCCGTTACGCCGGCGACGGCGTCGTCGAGGAGCTGGCCCCCGACCGCTGCCGGCTGGTCCTCGGCTCCTGGTCGTGGACCGGGCTGGCCGCCGCCCTCGGCAAGTTCGACGCCGACCTCGAGGTGATCGACCCGCCCGAGCTGCGGCACGCGTTCGCCCGGCTGTCCCGGAGATACGCGGCCGCCGCGGCGTCGAAGGGCACCGCCTCCGCCTAA
- a CDS encoding oxidoreductase, with the protein MTKWTADDVTDRTGTTVIVTGANSGLGAQVARVLAGAGARVVLACRDPGKARAVADTIVGDTEVRTLDLADLSSVRAFADGVADDVDVLINNAGVMGVPKGTTTDGFEGHFGTNHLGTFALTGLLLDRVRDRVVTVSSGLHRLGRIDDDLNWERRRYQRWLAYGQSKLANLLFAYELDRQLSAAGRSTGSVAAHPGVAATEGQRRDRSLQGKILAGGPAQSPRMGALPILYAATVPGLDGVCVGPDGLLQRRGHPTTVRTSRSSRNAELAADLWARSERLTGVRYSLARL; encoded by the coding sequence ATGACGAAGTGGACCGCGGACGACGTCACCGATCGGACGGGTACGACGGTGATCGTCACCGGAGCGAACAGCGGGCTCGGCGCCCAGGTAGCCAGGGTGCTCGCCGGAGCGGGCGCGCGGGTCGTGCTCGCCTGCCGCGACCCGGGTAAGGCACGCGCGGTGGCCGACACGATCGTCGGGGATACCGAGGTGCGCACGCTGGACTTGGCCGATCTCTCCTCGGTGCGCGCGTTCGCCGACGGCGTCGCGGACGACGTCGATGTGCTGATCAACAACGCCGGTGTCATGGGCGTGCCGAAAGGCACGACCACGGACGGGTTCGAGGGGCACTTCGGCACCAACCATCTCGGGACGTTCGCGCTCACCGGCTTGCTGCTCGACCGGGTGCGCGACCGGGTGGTCACCGTCTCCAGTGGTCTGCACCGGCTCGGCCGGATCGACGACGACCTGAACTGGGAACGTCGCCGCTACCAGCGCTGGCTAGCGTACGGGCAGTCGAAGCTGGCGAACCTGCTCTTCGCCTACGAACTGGACCGGCAATTGTCCGCGGCCGGTCGGAGCACCGGTTCGGTCGCGGCGCACCCGGGCGTCGCCGCGACCGAAGGGCAGCGACGGGACCGGTCGCTGCAGGGCAAGATCCTGGCCGGCGGGCCCGCGCAGTCGCCCCGGATGGGTGCGCTGCCCATCCTCTACGCGGCGACCGTGCCCGGTCTCGATGGCGTCTGCGTCGGGCCGGACGGGCTGCTGCAGCGTCGTGGCCATCCGACGACCGTCCGGACCAGTCGCAGTTCCCGGAACGCAGAACTCGCTGCCGACTTGTGGGCGCGGTCCGAACGACTCACCGGGGTCCGGTACTCGCTCGCGCGGCTCTGA
- a CDS encoding winged helix DNA-binding domain-containing protein — translation MSVLDHRALNRATLARQFLLRRTGLPPLEVTEHLVGLQAQTPHTWYVGLWARVAGCPPADVADLLTSRRAVRMALMRSTIHFVSAADAVALRPLVQPALDRDLFRNSTHGRWTRGLDTDAVVAAGHEILAERPRTPAELGEALLERWPDNDAAALAYTVRNLLPVVQIPPRGVWKRSGRTTHAPLDEWVDAPARTASLETLVLRYLAAYGPATVQDIQMWCGLTKLSEIVERLRLVEFAGGYLDLPDAPRPDPDTPAPVRFLYDFDNLLLSHKDRGRFVSEEFRTKAVTPHGPVPHPVLVDGVTAAAWTVEKTRGDATLVVRTFLPLSTADRDAATAEGLDLLAFLEPDASHDVRFDAVS, via the coding sequence ATGAGCGTGCTCGATCACCGGGCGTTGAACCGGGCCACCTTGGCGCGGCAGTTCCTGCTGCGGCGGACCGGGCTGCCGCCGCTGGAGGTGACCGAGCACCTCGTCGGCCTCCAGGCGCAGACGCCGCATACCTGGTACGTCGGTCTGTGGGCGCGTGTCGCCGGATGCCCGCCCGCCGACGTGGCCGATCTGCTCACCTCGCGCCGGGCGGTGCGGATGGCGTTGATGCGTTCGACGATCCACTTCGTCAGCGCGGCCGATGCGGTGGCCTTGCGCCCGCTCGTGCAGCCGGCACTCGACCGGGACCTGTTCCGCAACAGCACCCACGGGCGCTGGACGCGCGGGCTCGACACCGACGCGGTCGTGGCGGCCGGCCACGAAATCCTGGCCGAGCGGCCGCGCACCCCGGCGGAGCTCGGCGAGGCGCTGCTGGAGCGGTGGCCCGACAACGATGCCGCGGCGCTCGCGTACACGGTGCGCAACCTTCTGCCGGTGGTGCAGATCCCGCCGCGGGGAGTGTGGAAACGCAGCGGCCGCACGACGCACGCGCCGCTGGACGAATGGGTCGACGCGCCGGCACGGACCGCGTCGCTGGAGACGTTGGTGCTGCGGTACCTGGCCGCGTACGGACCGGCGACGGTCCAGGACATCCAGATGTGGTGCGGGCTCACGAAGTTGAGCGAGATCGTCGAGCGGCTCCGGCTGGTCGAGTTCGCCGGCGGGTACCTCGACCTGCCCGACGCCCCGCGTCCCGATCCGGACACGCCGGCACCCGTGCGGTTCCTGTACGACTTCGACAACCTGCTGCTCTCACACAAGGACCGCGGCCGATTCGTCTCCGAGGAGTTCCGCACCAAGGCGGTGACGCCGCACGGGCCGGTACCGCACCCCGTGCTCGTCGACGGTGTCACCGCGGCGGCGTGGACGGTCGAGAAGACCCGCGGCGATGCCACACTGGTCGTACGGACGTTCCTGCCGCTGTCCACCGCCGACCGGGACGCCGCGACGGCGGAAGGGCTCGACCTGCTCGCATTCCTCGAACCCGATGCGTCACACGACGTCAGGTTCGACGCGGTGTCCTGA
- a CDS encoding YciI family protein: protein MQYLVSVIDDKDNPGSTDSRPAISAFNERLIAEGYWVFAGGLADTDTATVIDNRGEQAVFSDGPFVESKEYLAGVWVWEAPDLDVVLKLAAEASKVCDRKIEVRPFQ, encoded by the coding sequence ATGCAGTACCTGGTTTCGGTGATCGACGACAAGGACAACCCCGGCAGCACGGACAGCAGGCCCGCCATCAGCGCGTTCAACGAGCGACTGATCGCCGAGGGTTACTGGGTATTCGCGGGCGGACTCGCGGACACCGACACCGCCACCGTCATCGACAACCGGGGCGAGCAGGCGGTGTTCAGCGACGGGCCGTTCGTGGAGTCGAAGGAGTACCTCGCCGGCGTCTGGGTGTGGGAGGCACCCGACTTGGATGTGGTGCTCAAACTCGCCGCCGAGGCGTCAAAGGTCTGCGACCGGAAGATCGAGGTGCGGCCGTTCCAGTGA
- a CDS encoding LLM class flavin-dependent oxidoreductase, producing the protein MTRPFRFGVVAPLTTDLPTWLAHVRRIADSGYSTLLMPDVPRWQPAPGPTLAAAAALTDLRVGTWVYASPLRPAWMTAWEAHSLSVLTDGRFELGIGTGRPGIEDELRELRLPAVPPSERLARVRETVSALRELDGPDRHTPVVMAVSGPKARALAADVADTVTFALHEVPRGEVARLAHDVRAVRDLELALHVPVVGDTVAPFMAHPATDPAALRAMDSLAVLPADPTAAAEEIQRRREETGFSYFVFGAHVADAFAPVVAELAGR; encoded by the coding sequence ATGACCAGACCATTCCGCTTCGGGGTCGTGGCCCCGCTCACGACCGACCTGCCGACGTGGCTGGCCCACGTGCGCCGCATCGCCGACAGCGGCTACTCGACGCTGCTGATGCCGGACGTCCCGCGATGGCAACCCGCGCCCGGCCCCACGCTGGCCGCCGCCGCGGCCCTGACCGACCTGCGCGTCGGCACCTGGGTGTACGCCTCCCCGCTCCGCCCGGCGTGGATGACGGCGTGGGAAGCGCACTCGCTGTCGGTGCTCACCGACGGTCGCTTCGAGCTGGGCATCGGCACCGGCCGGCCGGGAATCGAGGACGAGCTCCGCGAACTCCGACTGCCCGCGGTCCCGCCGAGCGAGCGGCTGGCTCGGGTACGGGAGACCGTCAGCGCACTGCGAGAGCTCGACGGCCCCGACCGTCACACGCCGGTGGTGATGGCCGTCAGCGGTCCGAAGGCTCGGGCTCTGGCGGCCGACGTCGCGGACACGGTCACCTTCGCCCTGCACGAGGTGCCTCGGGGCGAGGTCGCGCGCCTGGCACACGACGTCCGCGCCGTCCGGGACCTCGAACTCGCGCTCCACGTACCGGTGGTCGGTGACACGGTCGCACCGTTCATGGCGCATCCCGCCACCGACCCTGCTGCGCTCCGCGCGATGGACTCGCTGGCGGTACTTCCGGCTGACCCGACGGCGGCCGCCGAGGAAATCCAGCGGCGACGGGAGGAGACCGGCTTCTCCTACTTCGTCTTCGGCGCCCACGTCGCCGACGCGTTCGCTCCGGTCGTCGCCGAGCTCGCCGGACGTTAG
- a CDS encoding META domain-containing protein: protein MIRTAFVVLAALVLTGCTERSDSTLTPATHAASPGTSLIGKSFEAVEVTEDGARRPLVRGTTLEVRFGADGSVEMEAGCNRLSAPVTIGRSRLDVGQIIQTDKGCRGVLHAQDDWLADFFGGDPSWRPEDTEVVLERGTTTIRLAVPPPVRPEAIVGRKWVIYGLIDSGTEGGIQPGFQPDLNFDGSYVTGDTSCAQLRAPASVGAGTIELGTVRLTSVRPCPSGGDAIHTAIMGVLGGGATLTVTLEDRTLRLMSGDKGLLLKPR from the coding sequence ATGATCCGGACCGCGTTCGTCGTCCTGGCCGCTCTCGTGCTGACCGGCTGCACGGAACGATCGGACTCGACCCTCACGCCCGCCACCCACGCCGCCTCGCCGGGAACCAGTCTGATCGGCAAGTCGTTCGAAGCCGTCGAGGTGACCGAGGACGGCGCCCGGCGGCCGCTCGTCCGCGGCACCACGCTCGAGGTCCGCTTCGGCGCGGACGGCTCGGTCGAGATGGAGGCCGGCTGCAACCGGCTCAGCGCCCCGGTCACGATCGGTCGCTCCCGGCTCGACGTCGGGCAGATCATTCAGACGGACAAGGGCTGCAGGGGTGTGCTGCATGCGCAGGACGACTGGCTGGCCGACTTCTTCGGCGGCGACCCGTCCTGGCGTCCGGAGGACACCGAGGTCGTGCTCGAACGCGGCACGACGACGATCCGGCTGGCGGTACCTCCGCCCGTGCGCCCGGAGGCGATCGTCGGCCGGAAGTGGGTGATCTACGGCCTGATCGACTCCGGGACCGAGGGCGGCATCCAACCCGGGTTCCAGCCGGACCTGAACTTCGACGGCTCGTACGTCACCGGAGACACATCGTGCGCCCAGCTGAGGGCTCCGGCGAGCGTCGGTGCGGGCACCATAGAACTGGGCACCGTCCGGCTGACCTCGGTGAGGCCGTGCCCCAGCGGGGGCGACGCCATCCACACCGCGATCATGGGCGTACTCGGCGGGGGCGCGACGCTCACCGTGACCCTCGAGGACCGCACGCTTCGCCTCATGTCCGGCGACAAGGGCCTGCTCCTGAAACCACGGTGA
- a CDS encoding aquaporin has protein sequence MSGVKGRVPFPLVRPLLAEGLGSALLAALVVGSGIAAQQLSDDVGLQLLENAAATAAGLFAIILMFGPVSGAHFNPVVSLADAAFGGLPWRTAAAYVPVQIVGCVAGAVLANAMFAQPAVSVSGTERATGPHLLAEVVATAGLVLVIFSLARSGRAATAPAAVAAYIGAAYWFTSSTSFANPAITVGRMFSDTFAGIAPSSAPAFIAAQLVGGAVGVALIAVLYPRLTPAQAADAVVPSDAAGTAEPSARR, from the coding sequence ATGTCTGGAGTCAAGGGCCGGGTCCCCTTTCCGCTGGTCCGACCACTACTCGCCGAGGGCTTGGGTAGCGCGCTGCTCGCGGCGCTGGTCGTCGGATCCGGCATCGCGGCGCAGCAGCTCTCCGACGACGTCGGGCTGCAGCTGCTGGAGAACGCCGCCGCCACCGCGGCCGGGTTGTTCGCGATCATCCTGATGTTCGGACCGGTCAGCGGCGCCCACTTCAACCCGGTCGTCTCGCTGGCCGACGCCGCGTTCGGCGGGCTGCCGTGGCGTACCGCCGCCGCCTACGTGCCGGTGCAGATCGTCGGCTGTGTCGCGGGAGCCGTGCTGGCCAACGCGATGTTCGCCCAGCCTGCGGTCAGCGTCAGCGGCACCGAGCGGGCCACCGGCCCACATCTGCTCGCCGAGGTCGTGGCCACCGCCGGCCTGGTGCTCGTGATCTTCTCCCTCGCCCGCTCCGGCCGAGCCGCGACCGCACCGGCGGCCGTCGCGGCCTACATCGGCGCGGCCTACTGGTTCACCTCCTCGACCAGCTTCGCCAACCCCGCGATCACGGTCGGCCGCATGTTCTCCGACACCTTCGCCGGGATCGCCCCGTCGTCGGCACCGGCGTTCATCGCGGCGCAGCTGGTCGGGGGTGCGGTGGGGGTCGCGCTGATCGCGGTGCTCTACCCCCGGTTGACCCCGGCGCAAGCCGCCGACGCCGTCGTGCCCTCGGACGCCGCGGGGACCGCCGAGCCGTCGGCCCGCCGCTGA
- a CDS encoding 5,10-methylenetetrahydrofolate reductase, with amino-acid sequence MGLTPPRRSVSPTEAARIADVTLARLDGLGLDGLILYDIDDESDRNPEQRPFPYLPTMDPAVFHAEYLSAWREPVVIYRCVGKYPEADLSGWLRTVDTDRVLSVFVGSSSSAKPVHTRLNRALTLRDQLRPDLALGAVAITERYTARGDEHLRMATKQDSGCSFFVSQIIYNVDATKSLVSDYFYSCVERGAQPRPVIFTLSVCGSLKTLTFLKWLGVDVPRWLENSLQRSPDPLTDSYQQCLANARELIGFCRSIGMPFGFNVESVSIRKVEIDASVLLAKEIGALLHRL; translated from the coding sequence ATGGGGCTCACGCCCCCGCGCCGAAGCGTCTCCCCCACCGAGGCGGCCCGGATCGCCGACGTCACGCTGGCCCGCCTGGACGGGCTGGGTCTGGACGGCCTGATCCTCTACGACATCGACGACGAGAGCGACCGCAACCCGGAGCAGCGACCGTTCCCCTACCTCCCGACGATGGACCCCGCCGTGTTCCACGCGGAGTACCTGTCCGCCTGGCGGGAGCCGGTGGTGATCTACCGCTGCGTCGGCAAGTACCCGGAAGCCGATCTCTCCGGCTGGCTGCGCACGGTCGACACCGACCGGGTGCTGAGCGTGTTCGTCGGCTCCTCGTCCTCCGCCAAGCCGGTACACACCCGTCTGAACCGGGCGCTCACACTGCGCGACCAGCTACGCCCCGACCTCGCCCTCGGGGCCGTCGCGATCACCGAGCGATACACCGCACGGGGCGACGAGCACCTGCGGATGGCGACCAAACAAGACTCCGGCTGCTCGTTCTTCGTCTCGCAGATCATCTACAACGTCGACGCGACGAAGAGCCTCGTCTCGGACTACTTCTACTCCTGCGTCGAACGTGGCGCGCAGCCCCGCCCGGTGATCTTCACGCTCTCGGTGTGCGGGTCGCTGAAGACGCTGACCTTCCTGAAATGGCTCGGGGTCGACGTCCCCCGCTGGCTGGAGAACTCACTGCAACGGTCACCGGACCCGCTGACCGACTCCTACCAGCAGTGTCTCGCCAACGCCCGGGAGCTGATCGGCTTCTGCCGGAGCATCGGGATGCCGTTCGGCTTCAACGTCGAGAGCGTCTCGATCCGGAAGGTCGAGATCGACGCGTCGGTGCTGCTCGCCAAGGAGATCGGCGCCCTGCTCCACCGGCTGTGA
- a CDS encoding nuclear transport factor 2 family protein produces the protein MPSPQEIYERYVGAGAIRRDADAVADLFTEDGVFEAPLVPPGHPFPARLKGRAEIRRGLGEYYRRPQPATGAVDAGRSRLVLHLPASELLIAEVDAVFVDGSSVSLVQIFRLQDGLIASLRDYFHPDVMG, from the coding sequence GTGCCGTCGCCACAGGAGATTTACGAGCGCTACGTCGGGGCGGGGGCGATTCGGCGAGACGCCGACGCGGTCGCCGACCTCTTCACCGAGGACGGTGTCTTCGAGGCGCCACTGGTGCCGCCCGGACATCCGTTCCCCGCCCGGCTGAAAGGGCGCGCGGAGATCCGCCGGGGCCTGGGGGAGTACTACCGGCGTCCGCAGCCGGCGACCGGTGCCGTGGACGCCGGTCGGTCCCGGCTGGTGCTGCACCTGCCGGCGTCCGAGCTGCTGATCGCCGAGGTCGACGCGGTGTTCGTCGACGGTTCGTCGGTGTCGCTGGTGCAGATTTTCCGTCTGCAAGACGGGTTGATCGCGTCGCTACGCGACTACTTCCACCCCGACGTCATGGGGTGA
- a CDS encoding VOC family protein, with amino-acid sequence MAVTTTTHLNFRGDARAALEFYRGVFGGELTLVSYADAQNVQDPAAAEEIMWGQVRSADGFAVMAYDVPGSLPWEPGQNAFFVSVRGTSAEEITSYWKSLSDRATIVQDLAPAGWAPLYGMLRDRFGVVWVLDVVA; translated from the coding sequence ATGGCCGTGACCACGACTACCCACCTCAACTTCCGCGGCGACGCCCGCGCCGCGCTGGAGTTCTACCGAGGCGTCTTCGGCGGCGAGCTCACCCTCGTCAGCTACGCCGACGCGCAGAATGTGCAGGACCCCGCCGCGGCGGAGGAGATCATGTGGGGCCAGGTCCGCAGCGCCGACGGGTTCGCGGTGATGGCCTACGACGTCCCGGGCAGCCTGCCGTGGGAGCCCGGCCAGAACGCGTTCTTCGTCTCGGTCCGCGGCACGTCGGCCGAGGAGATCACGTCCTACTGGAAGAGCCTGTCCGACCGCGCCACCATCGTCCAGGACCTCGCACCGGCCGGCTGGGCGCCGCTCTACGGAATGCTCCGGGACCGGTTCGGCGTCGTCTGGGTACTGGACGTCGTCGCCTGA
- a CDS encoding glyoxalase → MTAIKSLVLETPDAEAADVFYTTAFGLNGQVAVRSTDAPSEGFRGYTLSLVVSQPANVDALVGAALDAGATTLKPPSKSLWGYGGAIQAPDGVIWTIASSSKKNTGPASREFDDIVLLLGVDNVSATKQFYIGHGLTVTKSFGSKYVEFAAPDGHVKLALYKRRALAKTAGVSPEGSGSHRIVVNSDAGSFTDPDGFVWDVAPV, encoded by the coding sequence ATGACCGCCATCAAGTCCCTCGTCCTCGAGACCCCCGACGCCGAGGCCGCCGACGTTTTCTACACCACCGCCTTCGGCCTGAACGGCCAGGTGGCCGTCCGCTCCACCGACGCACCGAGCGAGGGCTTCCGCGGATACACCCTCTCGCTGGTCGTGTCCCAGCCCGCCAACGTCGACGCGCTCGTCGGTGCCGCCCTCGACGCCGGCGCCACCACGCTGAAGCCGCCGTCGAAGAGCCTGTGGGGCTACGGTGGCGCGATCCAGGCACCGGACGGCGTCATCTGGACGATCGCGTCGTCCTCGAAGAAGAACACCGGTCCGGCGAGCCGGGAGTTCGACGACATCGTGCTCCTGCTCGGCGTCGACAACGTCTCCGCGACCAAGCAGTTCTACATCGGCCACGGCCTGACCGTGACGAAGAGCTTCGGTAGCAAGTACGTCGAATTCGCGGCCCCGGACGGCCACGTGAAGCTCGCGCTGTACAAGCGCCGCGCGCTGGCCAAGACCGCTGGTGTCTCGCCGGAGGGCTCGGGCTCCCACCGGATCGTCGTCAACAGCGACGCCGGATCGTTCACCGACCCGGACGGGTTCGTCTGGGACGTCGCGCCGGTGTGA
- a CDS encoding helix-turn-helix domain-containing protein: MGVSEDVRRRAALHAALGEPVRLAIADRLAFGDASPGELGAALDVPTNLLAHHVRVLEEAGVIRRGRSEGDRRRSYLRLALDDPRVARLTAPLPTPRRAAADQTGSSAERVVFVCTRNSARSQLATAAWARVSPVPTASAGTHPAPRVHPRAVRIAHRHGLHLDAAGTARLDEVVRTGDLVVAVCDNAHEELAGPSSRLHWSIPDPAPLDTDEAFEAAYQLITERVDRLAHAVHTDALPA, encoded by the coding sequence GTGGGCGTGTCCGAGGACGTCCGGCGCCGGGCGGCGCTGCACGCCGCACTCGGCGAACCGGTCCGTCTGGCGATCGCCGACCGGCTCGCCTTCGGCGACGCTTCACCCGGCGAACTCGGCGCCGCGCTCGACGTCCCGACCAACCTCCTCGCCCATCACGTCCGCGTCCTGGAGGAAGCCGGAGTGATCCGGCGAGGCCGTTCGGAAGGCGACCGGCGACGCAGCTACCTCCGCCTGGCGCTCGACGACCCCCGGGTGGCTCGCCTGACCGCTCCGTTGCCGACGCCTCGGCGTGCGGCCGCTGATCAGACCGGCTCGAGCGCCGAGCGGGTCGTCTTCGTCTGCACTCGCAACTCCGCACGCTCGCAGCTGGCCACCGCCGCGTGGGCCCGCGTCAGCCCCGTACCCACCGCCTCGGCGGGAACCCATCCGGCGCCGCGGGTCCATCCGCGGGCCGTGCGCATCGCGCACCGGCACGGCCTGCACCTCGACGCCGCCGGAACCGCACGCCTCGACGAGGTCGTCCGCACCGGCGACCTCGTCGTCGCGGTCTGCGACAACGCCCACGAGGAACTCGCCGGCCCGTCGAGCCGCCTGCACTGGTCGATTCCCGATCCGGCGCCGCTCGATACCGACGAGGCCTTCGAAGCCGCCTACCAGCTGATCACCGAACGCGTCGACCGACTCGCCCACGCCGTCCACACCGACGCGCTCCCGGCCTGA
- a CDS encoding arsenate reductase ArsC has protein sequence MADKPSVLFVCVHNAGRSQMAAGWLTHLAGDTVEVRSAGSAPADSINPVAVEAMREVGIDITDQKPKILTTDAVQASDVVITMGCGDTCPIFPGKRYEDWELTDPAGQGIETVRAVRDEIRGRIEKLLAELGDAPRA, from the coding sequence ATGGCTGACAAGCCCAGTGTCCTGTTCGTCTGCGTCCACAACGCCGGCCGCTCCCAGATGGCCGCCGGGTGGCTCACCCACCTGGCCGGCGACACCGTCGAGGTCCGCTCCGCCGGATCGGCCCCCGCCGACTCGATCAACCCGGTGGCGGTCGAGGCGATGCGCGAGGTCGGCATCGACATCACCGACCAGAAGCCGAAGATCCTCACCACCGACGCCGTCCAGGCCTCGGACGTCGTCATCACGATGGGCTGCGGCGACACCTGCCCGATCTTCCCCGGCAAGCGCTACGAGGACTGGGAGCTCACCGACCCGGCCGGCCAGGGCATCGAGACCGTCCGCGCGGTCCGCGACGAGATCCGCGGCCGCATCGAGAAGCTCCTCGCCGAACTGGGCGACGCGCCGCGCGCCTGA
- a CDS encoding DUF998 domain-containing protein — protein MRNRYRAVLTLSGLGVGCVVASLALYALLHLVPPSAALGWTRRTISSYALLSNGWVFDVATLLLAAGSLAVLAALRRAGVARQGAVVALLLWVAGLVGVVWFEKHNWAVGPSFSGDVHRAASLLAFLSLPAGALLAAAPHQRGPGAQRPARLVALGGVASLLCFSPILWALLSEPWTGVRWWRAIPLGGVERLLGLAEVTTVLLLARWAVSAARSARTPDRATAVTARR, from the coding sequence ATGAGGAACCGATACCGCGCCGTGCTCACGCTGTCCGGCCTGGGCGTCGGGTGCGTGGTGGCGTCGCTGGCCCTGTACGCGCTGCTGCACCTGGTGCCGCCGTCGGCGGCGCTGGGGTGGACCCGCCGCACGATCAGTTCGTACGCGCTGCTCTCCAACGGCTGGGTGTTCGACGTCGCGACGCTGCTGCTCGCCGCGGGGTCGCTGGCGGTGCTGGCCGCGCTGCGGCGCGCCGGCGTGGCACGCCAGGGGGCGGTGGTGGCGCTCCTGCTGTGGGTCGCCGGGCTCGTCGGCGTGGTGTGGTTCGAGAAGCACAACTGGGCGGTGGGTCCGTCGTTCAGCGGGGACGTCCACCGGGCGGCGAGCCTACTCGCGTTCCTGAGCCTGCCCGCCGGCGCGCTGCTGGCCGCGGCGCCGCACCAGCGCGGGCCGGGTGCCCAGCGTCCGGCGCGGCTGGTCGCTCTGGGCGGGGTGGCCTCGCTGCTCTGCTTCTCGCCGATTCTCTGGGCGCTGCTGTCCGAGCCGTGGACGGGCGTCCGCTGGTGGCGGGCGATCCCGCTGGGCGGGGTGGAGCGGCTGCTCGGGCTGGCCGAGGTGACCACCGTGCTGCTCCTGGCGCGGTGGGCGGTGTCGGCCGCCCGGTCGGCGCGGACGCCGGACCGGGCGACCGCGGTCACCGCCCGACGCTGA